GCGAGCAGGAAGAGCGCGGGCACCAGCAGAGCGGTGAGCTTGAGCCAGTACTGGAAGGCCTGCACAAAAGTGATGCTGCGCATTCCGCCCGCCGCGACCGCCCCCGTGACGACACAGGCGACGACCACGCCACCCACCCAGTCGGGTGCGCCGGTGAGGATTTCCAGGGTCAGTCCCGCGCCCTGGAGTTGGGGCAGCAGATAGAGCCAGCCGATGCCGACGACGAAGAGGCTGGCGAGTCTGCGTACGGCCGCGGACTCGAGCCGGGCCTCGGCAAAGTCGGAGAGGGTGTACGCGCCGGAGCGGCGCAGCGGGGCGGCCACCAGCACCAGCAGGACGAGATAGCCGGCGGTGTACCCGACCGGGTACCAGAGCATGTCGGGGCCCTGGAGGAGCACCAGTCCGGCGATGCCGAGGAAGGAGGCTGCGGAGAGGTACTCGCCGCTGATGGCGGCGGCGTTGAGACCGGGCTTCACCGTGCGTGACGCGACGTAGAAGTCGGAGGTGGTACGGGATATGCGAAGGCCGAGCGCGCCGATGAGCACAGTGGCCAGCACTACGACGGTGACGGCGGTCACCGCGTAGGTCTGGTTCATGTCATGTCACCGATGAGCACGGGTCAGCGGCCTTCGACAAGTCTGCTGAAGTCCCGCTCGTTGCGCTCGGCACGGCGTACGTACCAGCGCGCCGTCAGCCACATCACCGGATAGACCGCCACACCGAGCGCCACCCAGACGAACGGCTCGGGTGCGGAGAGGGTGCCGCCGAATGCGGCCGGGAGAGCGAACAGCAGCGGCAGCGAGCCGACGAGCAGGGCGAGTGCCCCCAGGGAGTAGAGGGCGGCCCGCAGCTGGCTGCGCATCAGGGAACGCACATAGGTGGCGCCGAGTGTCGTCTGCTCGCTGATCTCGGACCGGGCGGGCGCGTGCCCCGGTGCACGCCGGGCGCTGCGCGGCACGCCGGTGACCACCTCACGGCGGGGGTGTTGCTCTGCAGACATCATCGTCCGCTCCAGCGTCGGTAGGCGAACCCTTGGGAGCTGTGGAGTCTACGCAGGCGCGATGACCTGCGGTAGGGCCAGTGGCGACCGGTTCAGCGGCCCGTGCGCCGGGCACAGTCGCTCAGTGCGATCTCCAGCTCGACATAGGACTCCTCGGCCCTGCGGAAGGCGACTTCGAGGGCGGTTTCGGCACGTGGGCCGACGAGTCCCTGGGCCGATTCCCGGATCTCGTACAGCACATCCGCCCAGCGTCCGGCGGCGCTCTTGACCGTGGCGAGCACTGCCTCGAGGTCTTGAGCGCCGGCCACCCGGGTCGCCGACAGGCTCCGGAGCTCCTCCAGCAGTGCTTCGATGTCGGACATCAGGCCCCTTCTCCGCTTGCCGGATCAAGGTTAGGCGGCGACCGGGGACGGCTGCGGCCGAACGGGAGACCGGTCGTTCGGCGGACGGCGCGCGTCGCCGTACGGCAGTGACGGCTCGACGAGCGGCTGCCCACGGCCGCCGAACGGTCACATGGCCCATGGGTCAGCCCCTGGCGTGCCGCATCAGCAGATCGCGCAGCTGGCGGGCGTGACGGCGGCTGACGGCGAGTTCTGCGTCGCCCACCCGGACCGTGGTCGTCCCTGCGTCCAGGCGCAGTTCGTCGATCCGGGCGAGAGCGACGAGATGGCTGCGGTGGATGCGTACGAACCCACGGGAGGCCCAGCGCTCCTCCAGCGTGGAAAGCGGGATGCGCACCAGGTGGCTGCCGTCCTTGGTGTGGAGGCGGGCGTAGTCGCCCTGGGCCTCGACATAGGCGATGTCGTCGATCGGTACGAACCGTGTGACGCCGCCCAGTTCGACCGGTATCTGCTCGGGACCGGTGGTGCTCCCGGCAGGGATGTGCTGCGGAGCAGCCGGTGCGGTGTTCTGTACGGGCGGGTGCGCTGCGGGCGTGGGCACGGCGTGGTCCCGCGGCTCGGGCTGCCGGGGCTCGCGCGCCGAGACGACCAGGTCGCGTACCCGCCGTACGGCTTCGGCCAGCCGTTCCCTGCGCACGGGCTTGAGGACATAGTCGACGGCCTTGAGGTCGAAGGCCTGGACGGCGAAGCCTTCGTGGGCGGTGACGAACACGATCAGCGGCGGGCGCGCGAACCCTGCGAGCAGCCGGGCGACATCGAGGCCGGACAGCCCTGCCATGTGGATGTCCAGGAAGACGACATCGATGCCGTCCTCGCCGTCCGGGCCCGCGTCCAGCGCGCGGCTGATGCGGCGCAGTGCCTCGGTGGCGTCCGTCGCGCCCTCCGCGCTCCTGATCCGGGAGTCGCAACGCAGCAGGTAGAGCAGTTCCTCAAGTGCCGGTTTCTCGTCGTCGACAGCCAGTACGCGCAGCATGCTGCGGAGTGTAGGCGCGCCCGGACGGCAGGACTACGGTGTGCCGTCGCCGGGACCGCCGAGTCTGTCCCCGGCCTCCGAGGGAGTCCGGCGGCCAAGCCTCTCACCCTCCCGCACGGCCCGAACGCCGGCCGCGTTGCGCTTGTGACACACGGGTTGAGTACAGCGCGCACCTGATGCGTACTCCATGGCAACAGACCGCAACGAACGCAGCACCGCAAGAGACGAATCGAGGACGCCATGAGCCCCCAGCAGCGGCACCGGGACATCGCCGCCTATGCGCTGGGCGTCCTGGAGCCCGCGGACGCCTTCCGGTTCGAGGAGCATCTCGCCCAGTGCGTGATGTGCACGGTACAGCTCTCGGACTTCACCTCGACCGCCGCGTCGCTGGCCGAACTCGCGGGACCCGCACGGGTCGAGGCCACTGTGAGCCCGGGCCTGCTCGACCGGCTGACCGGCGAGGTCGCCTTGGAGCGGCACAGGAGCCGCCGGCGCCGGCTCCGGCTGGTGGCGGCCGCCGCCGCGCTGATCGTGGCGCTGCCGGTGGCGGCGGTGGCGCTCCGCGACGGCGGCTCGGGACCGGCCCGGCAGGAGGTCGCGGCGAAGGACGCCAGGACGGGGGTGAGTGTGTCCGCCGCGCTTCAGGACCGGCAGTGGGGCACCGCGGTCTCGCTGCACGTGTGGGACGTCAAGGGGCCGCGCACCTGCACGCTGGTCGCCGTCGGCAAGAACGGCACCGAACACCCGGTCCTCAGCTGGGCGGTGCCGGAGGGCGGCTACGGGATCGCGGGTTCGCCCGGACACGAGGAGCCGCTGGACATCGAGGGCGGTACGGACCTGCCGAGCGGCGAGATCGCACGCTGGGAGGTCCGTGCGGCCGACGGGCAGCCGCTGGTGACCCTCACGGGGTAGCCCCCCTGCCCGCCGCCGCTGAGCTCGCTTACTTGAGCAGCCGGGAGAGCCTGCGGTCGGCGAGCGGTTTGCCGCCGGTCTGGCAGGTGGGGCAGTACTGCAGCGAGGAGTCGCTGAAGGAGACTTCACGGACGGTATCGCCGCAGACGGGACACGGCTGACCGGTGCGGCCGTGGACGCGCAGGCCGCTTTTCTTCTCGGCCTTCAGCCGGCCGGCTGCCACGCCGCGGGAGCGCTCGACGGCCTCGCTCAGGGTGGCGCGCAGCGCCTCGTACAGGGTGGTGATCCCGGCCTCGTCGATGTTCTGCACCGGTTTGAACGGGGACATCTTCGCCGCGTGCAGGATCTCGTCGCTGTAGGCGTTGCCGATGCCCGCGATCAGGCTCTGGTCGCGCAGGGCCCCCTTGACCTGCCGTCGTTCGCCCGCGAGGAGAGCGGCGAAGGCGTCGCGGTCGAAGCCGTCGGCGAGCGGGTCGGGGCCGAGGCGGGCGATGCCCGGCACCTCACCGGGGTCGTGGACGAGGTGGACTGCGAGGCGTTTGGTCGTGCCCGCCTCGGTGAGGTCGAAGCCGCCGCCGGATTCGAGGACGGTACGCAGGGCGAGCGGCCCTTTGCCGGGGCGCGGTGGCGCGGCCGGGAACTCGTCCTTCCAGTGGAGCCAGCCCGCCCGGGCGAGATGGGCGACGAGATGGAGTCCGCCGGCACTGATGTCGAGCCACTTCCCGTGCCGGTCCATGGCGGTGACCTCGGCACCCTCGACCGCGGTGAGGGGCGGGTCGTACGTCTTGAGGACGCTGATCGCCAGCGGCAGGACGCGGACGATCCGCTGTCCCACGAGGTGATCGTCGAGGAACTCTCTCAGCGCTTCGACTTCGGGCAGCTCCGGCATGCATCCAGAGTGCCAAAGGCGTGAGGGGGCCGCAGGCTCAGAGCGCGCGCAGCCCGTAGACCCGGCAGGCGGTCCTGCCGAAGACGAGGTGCGCTCGGCGTCGCCCAGCCGCTGGGTCATTGCGCGGGCCGCGGCCATCACCTCGGCATAGCTCGCGGCGAGCCGGCACACGGGCTTCGAGGAGCGTGAAGCGGCCGGCGCACAGGACGGCGTCGTGTCGGTGTCACGCAGAAAGCGGCTGAGCATGGGCGCCTGGTTCATTCCGGCGCCGATCGCGCCGATCACATCTTCGGCGCGCAGCCGTTCCAGGGCCGGATAACCGTGGCGGAAGGCGGCTCCTTGCATCCGCAGCTGCCCTCTCGCCGTGGCGTCGGCCCATCACGACGAATATTCATCGGATCACTGGAGAGCGTCAGCACCCCCAACAGGGTGAGATCCCGCGCTGATGGGCCGAGTTGTCCGATCTATGGGCTGAGCGTGAGGAGTTCGCCGAGTTCCTCCCCCAGGCTCCGCGCGAGCCGGTCGAGGTCCGGAACGGCCTTGCCGTCGGCGACCAGGCCGACATGGACCCGTCCGCCGTAGGTCGACAGCGCGATCGCCAGGGACTGCCCGCGAGCGAGCGGCGCCATCGGGTAGATCTCGCGCAGCGGGCAGCCGCCCAGCGACAGTGCCGAGCGCGGCAGCGGCACGCTGGTCACCAGGACGTCGAACAGCATCCGGGCGGCCCCTCCGGCCAGCGGCGCGCCGAACCGGTGTGCCAGCGGCGGCAGTTGATCGGCGAGTACGGCCAGTGCCCCGGCCCCGCGGGAGGGCCCGGCCGCCTTGTTGCGGTCCATGGCGGTGCGTACGGAATCCAGCCGCGAGCGCGGATCCGGGTCGCCGACCGGCAGTTCGAGCAGATACGCGGAGAATTTGTTGCCCGATCCGGGCGGGCTGCCGGGTCGGCGCCGGGAGACCGGCACCAGGGCCCGCGGGCCGGCGGCGGGCAACGGCTCGCCGCGGGCCAGGAGCCAGCGCCGCATACCGCCCGCGACGAGGGCGAGCAGTACATCGTTGGCGGTTCCGCCCGCCGCCTTGCGGACGCGCTGGACGTCGTCGAGGTCGAGCACGGCGGTGCCGAGCCGCCTGGTGCCGCTGGAGCCGGCCGAGAGTGCGGGCACGCCGCGCGGGTCGAGCCTGCTGGCCCGTACGACAGAGGCGCCGACGCCGACGGCCCGGCCCAGTTCCTCGATACGGCCCCGGGCGAATCCGGCCACCTGCCGGGGGCCGGTGAGCCAGGACGTGGGCTGCACGGCTCGTGCCCGCCGGGCACGGGCGGTTCTGGCGTCGACGATCTCGTCGAAGATCCCGGCACCGATGGCGACCGCGCGCATGCCGTCGGCCAGCGCGTGATGGAGCTTGACCAGCACCGCGAACGGGCCCCCGCCCTCCGGTCCGGTCAGCAGGTACATCTCCCAGGGCGGCAGGCCCCGTTCGAGCGGCCGCTCCATCAACTCGCCGGCGATCGAGACGGCCCCGGCGGCGAAGTCGCCGTCGGGGATACGGATCTGGTGAACGTGCCGCCGTACGTCGAAGTCCTTGGCCACGGACCAGGCCGCACCTCCGACGGGCAGCAGGACGTCCCGTACATGCATCCGCAGCCGGCGGATCGCCGCGGCGCGGGCGGCGAGCAGTTCGAGGACCTGCTCGCCACTCCGGGCGCCCGGGGCGGGACCGAAGAAGGCGAGGGCGCCGAGATGCATCGGATGTCCGGCCGACTCGAGATGCCAGAACGCCAGATCGAGGGGGGCGAGAAGCTCGGTGCTCAAAGGGGTCCTCTTGTCCTAGAAGTGTCCAGGAAGGCCACAGAATGCGAAGTCAACCGCCTGCGGTCGGTTACGGTCAAGTACGATCAGTTCACGGACAGTTAACAACAGGTAATAATCAGCGGACCTGCCTGTCCGGAACGATGAACTCGCCCCAGACACACTTGCCGCTGCCTCTCGATTCGACGCCCCAGGCCTCTGTCAGCCGGTCCACCAGCATCAGCCCGCGGCCGGACACGCCCGACTCCCCTGCCTCGCGGCGGCGCGGCAGCGCACTGGAACGGTCCTCGACCTCCACCCGCAGCCGCCGCTCGGGGCCCGCCAGCGCGCGAAGGGTCACGATCGCGCCGCCGTCGGTGTGCACCAGGGCGTTGGTGATCATCTCGTCCGCCGCCAGCTCGACCTCGTCCGACCGCTCGCGCGCGCCCCACGCCCGTACCGCGGCCCGGATCATGTGCCGGGCCGAGCGCAGCGCCTCCGGATCGTTCTGCCTGACGTGCTGCTGCAGCCGGCCGCCCGACTGCGGGGTGAACGCGCCGCTGCGGCGCAGCAGCAGGAGCGCCACATCGTCCTCGCCGCCCCGCTCCTCCACCACCTCGCACAGGCGGTCGGCGAGCAGTTGCAGATCCCGGGGACCGGAGCACACCAGCGCCGTGAGCAGCTGCATGCCGTCGTCGAGGTCGGTGCCGGGCTGTTCGACCAGCCCGTCTGTGCAGAGCACAAGGGTCTGTCCGGGGTCCAGTTCGACGGTGCTGACCGGGTATTCGAGCCGGTCGAACTCCGCCGAGAGACCCAGTGGAAGCCCGCCCTCCACGGGCAGCCTGCGGCAGTCGCCGTCGGTGTCCCGGATCAGCGGGTCGATATGTCCGGCGCGCACCACCTGGACCACTCCGGTAGTGAGGTCGACCTCCGCGTACAGGCAGGTCGCGAAGCGTTCGGTGTCCAGTTCATGAAGAAAGACGGAGGCGCGTGCCATCACGGTGGCCGGGGTGTGCCCCTCGGCCGCGTACGCCCGCAGGACGATCCGCAGTTGCCCCATCACCGCGGCCGCGTCGGTGTCGTGCCCCTGTACATCACCGATGACCGCGCCGACGCGTCCGCCGGGCAGCGCGATGATGTCGTACCAGTCGCCGCCGATGTCCCGGCCCAGCCGCGCGGAGCGGTAGCGCACGGCGATCTGCGCGCCGGGGACGTCGGGGATCCGGCGCGGCAGCATCGCCTGCTGGAGTCCCTCGGCGAGGTCGTGCTCCTGCTCGTACAGGACGGCACGCTGCAGGCTCTGCGCGATGCTGCTGCCGAGCGCGACCAGCAGATTGCGCTCGTCGGGGGTGAAGCGGGTCTTGTCGCTGTACAGCAGTCCGAGCGCCCCGATGGGACGGGCCTGGGCGATCAGCGGCAGATAGGCGGCCGCGGTGATGCCGAGCCCTTTGATGTGCGGCCACAGCAGCGGATAGGACTCGGCGAAGTCCCGTTTGGACTCGATGAAACGGGGAGTGAGGGTGCGGACCACCTCGCTCATCGGGTACTCCTCGTCGACGCGTGTGTAGCGCGTGCCGGGCACGAAGGCGTCCTCGGGACCCTCGGCGACGAGATGGATCCGGCCTGCCTCCAGCAGCCCCATGACCAGGCTGGTGGCCCCGAAGTGCTCCAGGCCGTGCGAGTCCTTCAGTACGTCGATGACGTCCTGGACGGTCCTCGCGTGGGCGAGTGCCGCGGTGGTGGTCTCCACGACGCTGGTCTGTCTGCGCCGGTCGCTGTCGACCCCGACGCGCGCGGCTGACTCCGCGAGCTCTTCGGTGGCGTCGCGGATGATGCCGATGATGCGCAGCGGACGGCCGGTGTCGTCCCGGCGGACGGATCCCTGGGTGTGGGTCCAGCGCATCTTCCCGTCGCGGCGGCGGATACGGAAGTACGCGCCGTAGTGGTCGCTGCCCTTCTTGAGCGCCTGAGCCACCATCGTGTCCAGACGGGCGGCCTCGTCCGCCGGCACCCGGCGGGAAAGACTTTCCGGGCGGCCGTCGTACTCGTCGGGACGCAGGTCGAACACCTCAAGAGCGGGCCCGTCCATATGCATCAGCCCGCTGATCAGGTCCCAGTCGAAGCTGCCCATCCGATTGAGCGTCAGGCTCAGGTCCGAGTCG
This window of the Streptomyces sp. SLBN-118 genome carries:
- a CDS encoding LytTR family DNA-binding domain-containing protein, producing the protein MLRVLAVDDEKPALEELLYLLRCDSRIRSAEGATDATEALRRISRALDAGPDGEDGIDVVFLDIHMAGLSGLDVARLLAGFARPPLIVFVTAHEGFAVQAFDLKAVDYVLKPVRRERLAEAVRRVRDLVVSAREPRQPEPRDHAVPTPAAHPPVQNTAPAAPQHIPAGSTTGPEQIPVELGGVTRFVPIDDIAYVEAQGDYARLHTKDGSHLVRIPLSTLEERWASRGFVRIHRSHLVALARIDELRLDAGTTTVRVGDAELAVSRRHARQLRDLLMRHARG
- a CDS encoding anti-sigma factor, yielding MSPQQRHRDIAAYALGVLEPADAFRFEEHLAQCVMCTVQLSDFTSTAASLAELAGPARVEATVSPGLLDRLTGEVALERHRSRRRRLRLVAAAAALIVALPVAAVALRDGGSGPARQEVAAKDARTGVSVSAALQDRQWGTAVSLHVWDVKGPRTCTLVAVGKNGTEHPVLSWAVPEGGYGIAGSPGHEEPLDIEGGTDLPSGEIARWEVRAADGQPLVTLTG
- a CDS encoding Fpg/Nei family DNA glycosylase encodes the protein MPELPEVEALREFLDDHLVGQRIVRVLPLAISVLKTYDPPLTAVEGAEVTAMDRHGKWLDISAGGLHLVAHLARAGWLHWKDEFPAAPPRPGKGPLALRTVLESGGGFDLTEAGTTKRLAVHLVHDPGEVPGIARLGPDPLADGFDRDAFAALLAGERRQVKGALRDQSLIAGIGNAYSDEILHAAKMSPFKPVQNIDEAGITTLYEALRATLSEAVERSRGVAAGRLKAEKKSGLRVHGRTGQPCPVCGDTVREVSFSDSSLQYCPTCQTGGKPLADRRLSRLLK
- a CDS encoding wax ester/triacylglycerol synthase family O-acyltransferase; the protein is MSTELLAPLDLAFWHLESAGHPMHLGALAFFGPAPGARSGEQVLELLAARAAAIRRLRMHVRDVLLPVGGAAWSVAKDFDVRRHVHQIRIPDGDFAAGAVSIAGELMERPLERGLPPWEMYLLTGPEGGGPFAVLVKLHHALADGMRAVAIGAGIFDEIVDARTARARRARAVQPTSWLTGPRQVAGFARGRIEELGRAVGVGASVVRASRLDPRGVPALSAGSSGTRRLGTAVLDLDDVQRVRKAAGGTANDVLLALVAGGMRRWLLARGEPLPAAGPRALVPVSRRRPGSPPGSGNKFSAYLLELPVGDPDPRSRLDSVRTAMDRNKAAGPSRGAGALAVLADQLPPLAHRFGAPLAGGAARMLFDVLVTSVPLPRSALSLGGCPLREIYPMAPLARGQSLAIALSTYGGRVHVGLVADGKAVPDLDRLARSLGEELGELLTLSP
- a CDS encoding SpoIIE family protein phosphatase: MVDRAAGALSLPDDWPADSDLSLTLNRMGSFDWDLISGLMHMDGPALEVFDLRPDEYDGRPESLSRRVPADEAARLDTMVAQALKKGSDHYGAYFRIRRRDGKMRWTHTQGSVRRDDTGRPLRIIGIIRDATEELAESAARVGVDSDRRRQTSVVETTTAALAHARTVQDVIDVLKDSHGLEHFGATSLVMGLLEAGRIHLVAEGPEDAFVPGTRYTRVDEEYPMSEVVRTLTPRFIESKRDFAESYPLLWPHIKGLGITAAAYLPLIAQARPIGALGLLYSDKTRFTPDERNLLVALGSSIAQSLQRAVLYEQEHDLAEGLQQAMLPRRIPDVPGAQIAVRYRSARLGRDIGGDWYDIIALPGGRVGAVIGDVQGHDTDAAAVMGQLRIVLRAYAAEGHTPATVMARASVFLHELDTERFATCLYAEVDLTTGVVQVVRAGHIDPLIRDTDGDCRRLPVEGGLPLGLSAEFDRLEYPVSTVELDPGQTLVLCTDGLVEQPGTDLDDGMQLLTALVCSGPRDLQLLADRLCEVVEERGGEDDVALLLLRRSGAFTPQSGGRLQQHVRQNDPEALRSARHMIRAAVRAWGARERSDEVELAADEMITNALVHTDGGAIVTLRALAGPERRLRVEVEDRSSALPRRREAGESGVSGRGLMLVDRLTEAWGVESRGSGKCVWGEFIVPDRQVR